The Myroides fluvii region CTAAAAGGTCCTTTTCTATGTGCTTATGTTGCCGATCAGAACTTTCAAAAAAGAAATAAATTCCTATAAAAAATACAAAAATCAAAATTACGAAATTCACACAAAAACAAAGCAAAGAGAAGTAAATCTGTTTGCTATTTATACTTTTCAAATACATAAAAGAATTAAAATTAGTTATTTTATTGACAATAATATAATATCCCAAAAATAGTATTAATTTTACATTCTCCAAGCTAAAAATTTCATAAATGCCTATTTACCTATCAATATGTGAATCAGATATTCATTTTAAAAACTTGTTAATTGAACATGTGGATCGAGCTTTAAATCTTGAACTAATAGATTATTACAGCAATGGTTTTGAGTTGATTAACAGGCTACAACACAAGCAGAATAATTTTCTACTGATTGATGTTTTTACCCCAATTATGACGGGTATAGAAGCTGTAAAAATTTTGCAAAAAAAACAGAATAAAACACCAATTATTATGTACACACATGTCTATCAAGCGGATATTGAAGAGCAATTAGGTTCTTATAAGCACGTGTATTACTGTCAAAAAAACAGCCAAATTATCTTCAAAATACTCACCGCACTCTTGCAAGAGAATATTTCTTTTTACAAACAACACCTCGAACAATGGAAAACGCACGACAAAGAATTTAACGATTACACGCCTAGAGAAGCGCTTGTTTACACCCCATCTTCTACGGAGTTAAAGATCATCAACTACGCTTGTAAAGGACTGACAAACAAAGAGATTGGCGAAAAGGTT contains the following coding sequences:
- a CDS encoding response regulator transcription factor, encoding MPIYLSICESDIHFKNLLIEHVDRALNLELIDYYSNGFELINRLQHKQNNFLLIDVFTPIMTGIEAVKILQKKQNKTPIIMYTHVYQADIEEQLGSYKHVYYCQKNSQIIFKILTALLQENISFYKQHLEQWKTHDKEFNDYTPREALVYTPSSTELKIINYACKGLTNKEIGEKVHLSGRTIESHIKKLINKFSVQNKIQLITYCVEHHLHLYN